The following are encoded in a window of Candidatus Babeliales bacterium genomic DNA:
- the gatA gene encoding Asp-tRNA(Asn)/Glu-tRNA(Gln) amidotransferase subunit GatA has translation MKPFITIKELQSLLAKKEVSPQEVVSFFQARIKKYDHTLNSILESFDVDAHTINSACATNGPLAGIPYVLKDNISQHGRITSAGSNILKNYRATYNATAHERLQRAGGLSLGRANMDEFAMGGSGEFSAYGPTKNPWDTTRISGGSSSGPAAAVAAGLVPFALGTETGGSVRLPAAFTGLVGMYPTYGHNSRYGVLAFASSTDQVGPLTKTVYDNALVNSVLSGKDEHDSSSLQIEKKDYTKNLTGKLPQGLRIGILQDVAEHEGINEEIRASFQESIKHLESLGATINYVTMPHLKYGNAVYFVVSRVEAASNLSRYDGSLYGNRNKDAKTLQEMYLNTRHDKFGDEVKRRILTGNYALSSKNKGEYYNTATHVRNIIRAEFMEAFKEVDLIVSPTSPTMPFKIGEVVDDPIAMYLADYFLVPNCIAGTPALSLPCGISKAGLPMGLQFMGPRLSESLIYQAAYAFEQSTPFHTQTPANYE, from the coding sequence ATGAAACCATTTATCACAATCAAAGAACTACAATCGTTGCTTGCAAAAAAAGAAGTTTCGCCACAAGAAGTGGTCAGCTTTTTCCAAGCACGCATAAAAAAATATGACCACACACTCAACAGCATTTTAGAAAGCTTTGATGTTGATGCACACACCATTAACAGCGCGTGTGCCACCAACGGCCCACTGGCCGGCATACCGTACGTGTTGAAAGATAACATTTCACAACACGGCCGCATTACCTCTGCCGGTTCCAATATTTTAAAAAATTATCGCGCTACCTACAACGCAACCGCACACGAACGGCTTCAACGTGCCGGCGGTCTTTCACTGGGACGCGCCAACATGGACGAATTTGCCATGGGCGGCTCTGGTGAGTTTTCGGCCTACGGCCCAACCAAAAACCCGTGGGACACCACGCGCATTTCTGGCGGTTCAAGCTCAGGCCCTGCTGCTGCAGTAGCTGCCGGCTTGGTGCCATTTGCGCTGGGAACTGAAACGGGTGGCTCGGTACGCTTGCCTGCCGCATTTACCGGTCTTGTGGGCATGTACCCAACCTACGGACACAATTCGCGCTATGGCGTTTTGGCATTTGCATCATCAACCGACCAAGTTGGCCCACTCACCAAAACGGTCTACGACAACGCGCTGGTTAACTCAGTACTTTCAGGCAAAGATGAGCATGACTCAAGCTCTCTACAAATTGAAAAGAAAGATTACACCAAAAATTTGACCGGCAAGCTGCCACAAGGTTTGCGCATTGGTATTTTGCAAGACGTTGCCGAGCACGAAGGCATTAACGAAGAGATTCGCGCATCATTTCAGGAATCAATTAAGCATCTTGAAAGCCTTGGCGCTACCATAAACTATGTTACTATGCCTCATTTAAAATATGGCAACGCCGTTTATTTTGTGGTCAGTCGCGTTGAAGCTGCGTCAAACTTGTCGCGCTACGACGGTTCGCTGTATGGCAACCGCAACAAAGATGCTAAAACATTGCAAGAAATGTATCTGAACACGCGCCACGACAAATTTGGCGATGAAGTTAAGCGACGCATTTTGACCGGCAACTACGCTCTTTCTTCCAAAAATAAGGGCGAATATTACAACACGGCAACGCATGTGCGCAACATTATTCGCGCTGAATTTATGGAAGCGTTTAAAGAAGTCGACTTGATTGTTAGTCCAACCTCACCAACCATGCCATTCAAAATTGGCGAAGTTGTTGACGATCCAATTGCCATGTATTTGGCGGACTATTTCTTGGTGCCAAACTGCATCGCCGGTACCCCTGCTCTTTCATTGCCTTGCGGCATTTCAAAGGCTGGTTTGCCAATGGGCTTGCAGTTTATGGGCCCACGACTTTCTGAAAGTCTGATTTACCAAGCAGCATACGCATTCGAACAAAGTACCCCGTTCCACACTCAAACCCCAGCGAATTATGAATAA
- the gatC gene encoding Asp-tRNA(Asn)/Glu-tRNA(Gln) amidotransferase subunit GatC has translation MTTFNREELLKLAQLSSLHLEENEIDTYVERLSAILAYVKQLQEVSKTSEAEQVRNVNVFREDAVVVCDRAEEMLAQAPEREDHYFVVPKILD, from the coding sequence ATGACTACTTTTAATCGAGAAGAACTTTTAAAACTGGCACAGCTTTCTTCATTGCATCTTGAAGAAAATGAAATTGATACCTACGTTGAACGACTTTCTGCAATTTTGGCGTACGTAAAACAACTCCAAGAAGTTAGTAAAACCAGCGAAGCCGAACAGGTTCGCAACGTAAATGTTTTTCGTGAAGATGCCGTTGTTGTATGCGACCGCGCTGAAGAAATGCTTGCTCAAGCACCAGAACGCGAAGACCATTACTTTGTTGTTCCAAAAATTCTCGATTAA
- a CDS encoding MATE family efflux transporter — protein MKALLKRTISTWHMGESVKDIVCYWLPELISAMILITLPPIVDSYIIANSQTATAYGALAMATNFMHTLIKFAEALPVAAIAIIGRFNGAGNYERCGEELSNTFWTTLLLGFTQLAIISVSATAIYQWLGVPPEMAAIGAPFLRLKSFGVLLIFVSLSFIGFMRGIKNTRIPMLLNLLGISTFIFFDYALVLGKYGFPRMDLNGSAIATILQYGVMNIAAIAYILLNPDYKKYFKATFFSIFDFKRAWHLLNLSWPIMLDKTSFALAYVWLSKLLADMGTYAITTYDVVKNIERFAFVPAMAFAQVVTFLVSNRLGAQDPKGASSTIKKVLMLTFTAVGACLLFACFNAELLIGLFDPKKHYTALGAAVLPAISFLVFFDCLQVILAGALRGAGDVKSVMWGRALSCLFFFLPVSYFLSTLTIESHALRFILIYGCHYLNAGVMGAIFFFRIMSHKWQKKEI, from the coding sequence ATGAAGGCACTGCTCAAACGCACCATTTCGACTTGGCACATGGGCGAGTCGGTCAAAGACATTGTGTGCTACTGGCTTCCCGAACTTATTTCAGCAATGATCCTGATCACGTTACCGCCAATTGTAGATTCTTACATCATTGCCAACTCACAAACGGCCACGGCCTACGGCGCTTTGGCAATGGCCACCAATTTTATGCACACACTTATTAAATTTGCCGAAGCATTGCCAGTGGCGGCTATTGCTATTATTGGTCGCTTTAACGGCGCGGGTAACTATGAACGCTGCGGTGAAGAACTGAGCAATACCTTTTGGACCACCCTGCTGCTGGGTTTTACACAATTAGCTATTATTTCTGTCAGTGCTACCGCCATTTATCAGTGGCTTGGTGTACCGCCCGAAATGGCAGCCATTGGCGCACCATTTTTACGCTTAAAATCATTTGGCGTGCTACTCATTTTTGTCTCGCTGAGTTTTATTGGTTTTATGCGCGGCATCAAAAATACACGTATTCCCATGCTGCTTAATCTTTTGGGCATCTCAACATTTATATTTTTTGATTACGCACTTGTGCTGGGCAAATATGGTTTTCCCCGCATGGATTTAAACGGCTCGGCCATTGCTACTATTTTGCAGTACGGCGTTATGAACATTGCTGCCATTGCGTATATTTTGCTCAATCCCGACTATAAAAAATATTTTAAAGCAACCTTCTTTTCAATCTTCGACTTTAAGCGTGCCTGGCATTTACTCAACTTGAGTTGGCCAATAATGCTGGACAAAACGTCATTTGCACTTGCGTATGTTTGGCTTTCAAAGCTCTTGGCCGACATGGGAACCTACGCTATCACAACCTACGACGTAGTCAAAAATATTGAGCGTTTTGCCTTTGTACCGGCCATGGCCTTTGCACAAGTAGTTACTTTTTTGGTCAGCAATCGGCTTGGCGCACAAGACCCGAAGGGCGCTTCGTCAACCATTAAAAAGGTGCTCATGCTCACCTTTACCGCCGTTGGCGCCTGCTTACTCTTTGCCTGCTTTAACGCAGAGCTGCTCATTGGCCTTTTTGACCCCAAAAAGCACTATACTGCTTTGGGCGCAGCCGTGTTGCCAGCCATCAGCTTTTTGGTCTTTTTTGACTGCCTGCAAGTTATTTTGGCTGGGGCCTTGCGAGGCGCTGGCGACGTAAAAAGCGTGATGTGGGGCCGCGCATTGTCGTGCCTGTTCTTCTTTTTACCGGTTTCATACTTTCTAAGCACGCTCACTATTGAGAGCCATGCACTGCGCTTTATCCTCATTTACGGCTGCCATTACCTAAACGCTGGGGTTATGGGCGCTATCTTTTTCTTCAGAATTATGAGCCACAAGTGGCAAAAAAAGGAAATTTAG